A window from Limanda limanda chromosome 14, fLimLim1.1, whole genome shotgun sequence encodes these proteins:
- the LOC133018962 gene encoding uncharacterized protein C11orf87-like — MTDRTTEAPGLPVPPRRCHGGLQAVNSNGTCAEQVGFLPPFSSTLALLILVAVLAGVVLVSMATFHLHKRKLRKRKVQRAQEEYERDSRSPTRAGGASGGGDPARPCVIVRPPVRCGGVQPACRSEGGRAGTGAPGEPELQEAVALDC; from the coding sequence ATGACGGACCGGACCACCGAGGCCCCGGGGCTTCCGGTGCCGCCGCGCCGCTGCCACGGGGGGCTGCAGGCCGTCAACAGCAACGGCACCTGCGCGGAGCAGGTGGGCTTCCTGCCGCCGTTCTCCTCCACCCTGGCGCTGCTCATACTCGTGGCCGTGCTGGCGGGGGTCGTCCTCGTCTCCATGGCGACCTTCCACCTCCACAAGAGGAAGCTCCGGAAGAGGAAGGTGCAGCGCGCCCAGGAGGAGTACGAGCGCGACAGTCGCAGCCCCACGCGTGCGGGGGGGGCGAGCGGAGGGGGGGATCCCGCGAGGCCGTGCGTCATCGTGCGCCCCCCGGTGCGATGCGGGGGGGTGCAGCCGGCGTGCCGGAGCGAGGGAGGCCGGGCCGGCACCGGGGCACCGGGGGAGCCCGAGCTACAGGAGGCGGTGGCTCTGGACTGTTAA